The stretch of DNA CAGCGGTACGCCGACGAAGGCGGCATCCAGGCCGGCCGGGGTAGGTACATGGGGAAGACGCATCATGGTGGCGATGCCGCCGAAGCGCGGCATTTCGTTGCCGCCCAGTGGTTGGTGGAGAATCTTGTCCACGGGATTGGCCTCATCGTTGTTTTATTTATGGGGTTTGTGGCGCGGCAATGACTGCCGGCGAAACCGAGTGGGGCCGATTCTGCGAAATGTAGTGGGCAGGAAGAATCGCTACGGGCAAATACTTAGTTCAGATTTTTCTAAACTAAGGGCGGGTGTAAAGGATAGACTCTGGCCCAGTGAGAGCGGCACTGCCCGGACCAGAGATCATTCGCGGGCAAGCCTCGCTCCTACAGAAGCAGGAGCGAGGCTTGCCCGCGATTGGCCGCACAGCGGTCATAATCGGCGCCGCGACGCTGTTCATGAAGGAACGCCAATGAGGTCTGGATGACCCTGACACCCGATCCCCGTTGTCGATTTTCCTTGTGGAGCTCCCATGGCCAACGCTTTACCTGATCTGAAACTATTGCGCATCTTCGTCAGCGTGGTGCGGCATCAGGGGTTCGCCAATGCCCAGCACGAACTGAACCTCTCCACGTCGGCCATCAGCACCTATATGAGCCAGCTCGAGTCGGCCCTGGGGCTGGTCCTGTGCCACCGTGGCCGCGGCGGTTTCAGCCTGACCAGCAAGGGCGAGTTGTTCCACCAGGAAACCCTGCGCCTGCTGGGCGAGCTGGAGGGTTTCGAGCAGTACGCCGCGGCGCTCAAGGGCGAACTGCGTGGCACTCTCAACCTGGGAGTGATCGACTCGACGGTGAGCGACAAGGCCCTGCCGTTCGCCGAAGCCATCGGCGCCTACAGCCAGGAACACCCGGCGGTGCATTTGCACCTGTCGGTACTCAGCCCCTACGAATTGCAGCTCGGCGTGCAGGACAACCGCCTGGACCTGGCCATCGGTGCGTTCTCCACGCGCATGAGCGGGCTGGTGTACATGCCGCTGTACCGCGAGCAGCACTGGCTGTATTGCAGCAGCCGGCACCCGCTGTTCAACGAGCGGCGCATCCCCGAGCAAGTGATCACCCAGCAGCGCATGGTCGGCCGTGGCTACTGGAGCCAGGCCGAACTGGCGCGCCACGGCTTCAAGCACAGCGCGGCGACAGTGGAGAGCATGGAGGCGCAGTTGATCCTGGTGCTGTCCGGCGCCTATATCGGCTACCTGCCGGAGCATTACGCCCAGGCCTGGGCCGACAAGGGCGACTTGCGCGTGCTGCTGCCGGCGACCTTCGGCTATCAGGCACCGTTTTCGATGATCGTGCGTCGCGGCCGTAGCCGTGAGCCGCTGATCCAGACGTTCCGCGACCTGCTCAAGGCGCAGCTCAACCAGGCCTGAGGAGGCGCCCATGTCGAGAATTCAATGCCCGCGTTGCCTGCGCCCGAAAACCCATTGCCTGTGCCCGCTGATTCCACGGCTGGACAGCCGCACCCGGATCCTGCTGTTGCAGCATCCCAGTGAAGTGAACCACGCGCTGAACACCGCGCGGCTGGCGGCGTTGGGGTTGAACAATGCCGAGTTGATCGTTGGCGAGGTGTTTGCCGATCTGCCGAAGCTGTTGAACTGTCCCGGGTATCAGGCGCGCCTGCTGTTCCCGGCGGAGGACGCGCAGCCGTTGCAGGCCTATTCCAGCGTGCCGGACGAGCAGCCCTTGCTGCTGGTGGTGCCCGACGGTACCTGGCGCAAGGCGCGCAAGTTGCTGCACCTCAATCCGCTGCTGGCCGCGTTGCCCCGGGTGACCCTGGCCGAAGGCACGGTGTCCCGTTACCGGCTGCGCAAGGCGCCCGGGCCGGGGGCCTTGTCGACCATCGAGGCCATCGTCCAGGCCCTGCAAGTCCTGGAGGCTCCGGCCACGTTCGCGCCCTTGCTGAAGCCCTTCGAGGCCTTGATCGACGGACAGATCGCGGCAATGGGCGAAGACACCTACCAACGTAACCACCAACAGACAAAAGACCTGTAGCCGCTGCCGCAGGCTGCGATCGACCGCGAAGCGGGCGCCGATCCAGGCGGCGTGGTCTTTCAGAAGGTACGCGGTGTCAGGCCCAGGGGCCGCTGCGCGCCCCGGCGCAGCCTGCGGCAGCGGCTACAGGTCGGTGTATCAGCGCTCGCGCATCGCCTCGGTCCGCGCCTTGAGCACCGGCTTGAGCAGGTAGTCGAGCACGCTTTTCTCGCCGGTGATGATGTCTACCGTGGCGACCATGCCGGGGATGATCAGCAGCGGCTTGAGGTCGCCGCCCAGGTGGTTCTTGTCGGTGCGCACCTGGATCAGATAGAAACTGTTGCCCTTGTCGTCGGCGATGGTGTCGGCGCCGATCAGTTCCAGCTTGGCGCTCAGGCCACCGTAGATGGTGTAGTCGTAGGCGCTGAACTTGACCATGGCTTTCTGCCCGGGATGGAGGAAGGCCACGTCCTGTGGCCGCACCTTGGCCTCGATCAGCAGGTTGTCCTCCAGCGGCACGATTTCCAGCATGTCGCTGCCCGGCTGGACCACGCCGCCGATGGTGTTGACCTTGAGCTGCTTGATCACCCCGTGCACCGGCGAAGTCACGGTGGTGCGGGTCACTCGGTCGTCGATGGCGATGCTCGAGGCGGTGATTTTCGACAGGTCGGTGCGTTTCTCGTTGAGTTCCTTGGCGGCATCGGAACGGAAGCCCTGTTCGGACTCGTCGATCTTGCTCCTGATTTCGTTGATCGCCGATTCCGCCCGGGGAATGGCCAGGGTCGTGGCATTCAGCGAGCCGCGGATTTCCACCGCGCTGCGCTTGAGACGCAGGATCTCCACTGGTGACACCGCGCCGGTACTTACCAGCGGCGCCGACATGTTCATCTCCTGGTTGAGCAGGGCCAGGCTGGAGCTGAATTGCCCCTGTTTCGAACGGAATTCCGCCAGTTCCTGGGTCTTTTGCCGCAGC from Pseudomonas chlororaphis subsp. chlororaphis encodes:
- a CDS encoding LysR family transcriptional regulator, translated to MANALPDLKLLRIFVSVVRHQGFANAQHELNLSTSAISTYMSQLESALGLVLCHRGRGGFSLTSKGELFHQETLRLLGELEGFEQYAAALKGELRGTLNLGVIDSTVSDKALPFAEAIGAYSQEHPAVHLHLSVLSPYELQLGVQDNRLDLAIGAFSTRMSGLVYMPLYREQHWLYCSSRHPLFNERRIPEQVITQQRMVGRGYWSQAELARHGFKHSAATVESMEAQLILVLSGAYIGYLPEHYAQAWADKGDLRVLLPATFGYQAPFSMIVRRGRSREPLIQTFRDLLKAQLNQA
- a CDS encoding tRNA-uridine aminocarboxypropyltransferase, coding for MSRIQCPRCLRPKTHCLCPLIPRLDSRTRILLLQHPSEVNHALNTARLAALGLNNAELIVGEVFADLPKLLNCPGYQARLLFPAEDAQPLQAYSSVPDEQPLLLVVPDGTWRKARKLLHLNPLLAALPRVTLAEGTVSRYRLRKAPGPGALSTIEAIVQALQVLEAPATFAPLLKPFEALIDGQIAAMGEDTYQRNHQQTKDL
- a CDS encoding HlyD family type I secretion periplasmic adaptor subunit, with the translated sequence MPASSQSRGYFASLRKSAESEFMPETAGASLQDSPRGSRIVVWLTTGLLVSALLWAKFAVLQEVTTGEGKAIPSSKVQVVQNLEGGIVTEIFVREGQMVNKGDTLLRLDDTRFLSNKGESEADRYALMAQVERLSAEAEGRPFKPSDEVVAKAPQVAEDERSLYEQRQRRLASEQRTLSEQLRQKTQELAEFRSKQGQFSSSLALLNQEMNMSAPLVSTGAVSPVEILRLKRSAVEIRGSLNATTLAIPRAESAINEIRSKIDESEQGFRSDAAKELNEKRTDLSKITASSIAIDDRVTRTTVTSPVHGVIKQLKVNTIGGVVQPGSDMLEIVPLEDNLLIEAKVRPQDVAFLHPGQKAMVKFSAYDYTIYGGLSAKLELIGADTIADDKGNSFYLIQVRTDKNHLGGDLKPLLIIPGMVATVDIITGEKSVLDYLLKPVLKARTEAMRER